The window ACTGGCGCTGCGCATTGCGAAAGTCAAAGCGGGCGCTGAAGTAGTGATGAACTTCAGCGAAGATTACTTTACAAATCAAGCTTAATTAAGTTCAAGCCTAAAAAGCCTGCATCAGCAGGCTTTTTTATTATTCAGGAAAATGCCTGCGGATCGATTGGGACATTTCCGGATGGCTCTGCTCCAATGCCTTGGCCACACCTTCCGCATCGGGTTTGGTCCGATTTTGACTGACTTTAAACTTGCCGACCATAGAGATGATTTCAATCTCTACAGCTGCAATTTTACTCAGCTGATCCCGCATAAAATCCTGCGGCGCATCGCCCATCTTCCACGGCACTGGCTGCTGAGCTTCATGCTGCCGCGTCAGCCGCGCCAAAATACCCCGCAGATATTTTTCATCCGCTACGCAGCGGATCCGGCCTTTTACATGAACCGCGCGGTAATTCCACGTTGGCACAGCCCGGTGATCCGCCAGTTTGGAGGGATACCCGTTTGGCGAGATATAGGCCTGATCTGCATGAAAAACAGCATAAACGCTGCGCGGCTTTTCCAGCAGCTGAGCCAAAGGATTCGCTTTTGCAATATGCCCTCTGAGCACGCCGCATTGCCCATCCGCATGCGCATACTCCAGCGGAATATGATTGACCTCAAGTTCGCCGTCATCACCAGCCGCAATCAGCGTGGCTAAAGGATAGCGCTGCATCAGCGCCGCCAGCTCTGCGCAGTCTTCTTCTTTAAAATGTTCGGGTAAATACATCGGGCAGGCCTCAGCAGAATTAATCGCCAGCAGGCAATTTAGCACCATTTATTTCAGCGGAAAACAGAAAAATTCCGTCATGTGCATGAAATTTGCATAGTTTTTAATGGTATAAAATCAGCATAGATCAGGAGGAAAGCATGAGCAATAAAGATCCCCGGGTTGAGAAAATTGAAATCCTCCTCGACAAATTCGGCAACATCGCCGTAGAAAGCTTTCACTATATCGCGCTGTTTATTATCGGCTGTATGGTCATCTGGTCGGCCGGGCATACCGTTTTTGAAATTCTGGCCGTCAAGCAGTTCGCCACCATTGACGATATTCTTTTGCTGTTCATTTACCTTGAACTGGGCGCCATGGTCGGGATTTATTTCAAAACCAACCACATGCCTGTGCGCTT is drawn from Acinetobacter sp. WCHAc010034 and contains these coding sequences:
- a CDS encoding FMN-binding negative transcriptional regulator encodes the protein MYLPEHFKEEDCAELAALMQRYPLATLIAAGDDGELEVNHIPLEYAHADGQCGVLRGHIAKANPLAQLLEKPRSVYAVFHADQAYISPNGYPSKLADHRAVPTWNYRAVHVKGRIRCVADEKYLRGILARLTRQHEAQQPVPWKMGDAPQDFMRDQLSKIAAVEIEIISMVGKFKVSQNRTKPDAEGVAKALEQSHPEMSQSIRRHFPE
- a CDS encoding phosphate-starvation-inducible protein PsiE → MSNKDPRVEKIEILLDKFGNIAVESFHYIALFIIGCMVIWSAGHTVFEILAVKQFATIDDILLLFIYLELGAMVGIYFKTNHMPVRFLIYIAITALTRLLISDIQHDHKADMDLVIITGSILILAFAILVVRFASWNFPSVIREKRSEKPLPEGKTPRPQDDELA